GCACAGAGAAGGGCTGCAAACAAATTCTCCTGGCAGGGATTTTCCCCAGAGCCTACCATTTCCAAAATCCTAATATTCTTTTTAACTTGAGGCTCAATGAGAATAGCAGAAAGTATCCTTTTAAGATGGGTCCAAGGATTTCAAAGGGGCCACATGACCCAGGAGCAGGCAAGGGGTAGACTCAGAGATGTAATCCAGGGAATTGCAAATGCTTCATGCAGTCTGTTGAGCTTgctctgggaagccccagatttgGCTATTTGATCAGAAAGAAACTCATCTAAACGTATGGATTAGTGAAATGAATGCATGTGGAGGTTTGACTGCTTGTGTCCAGATGTAGACCGGTGAGTTTGCGCATCCCTGTGCTCGGGTCTGAACACTAAGAAAAGAAGTGTCTAGACCAACTGCCTGGGTCAAGAGGGAACAAGCCCATCACACCACAGTTCAGTAGCTCCCACTGAGCATAGGGTTATGTGACAGCATGAAAACAAAGGTGATCATTGCTCTAGGTCTCTTCTGCCAGCCCTGGGTCTGTTTCTGAAACTTAGCTCCTCCAGGATATGTCTGTGTTGTCAGGGATGTGGAGCAAGCCTATGTGAGGTAGGACCGTTTTCACCTCTGGATCATGTCCTTATTTGGTGGTTATGTGGTTTTTGATTAAAATTATCTGCAACTTCAGAGGAAGTCCTAAAGCATACCAGAGAGGATCATGGAGAAAAACATATTGTACATGGTGTGGCTTGGCTTTTTTCTTCCAGCTGTAAAATTTGGCCGCATGTcgaaaaagcagagagacagcTTGTACGCGGAAGTACAGAAACACcggatgcagcagcagcagcgagaCCACCAACAGCAGCCTGGAGAAGCCGAGCCGCTGACTCCCACCTATAACATCTCGGCCAACGGGCTCACGGAGCTTCACGATGACCTCAGCAACTACATTGACGGGCACACCCCCGAGGGCAGCAAGGCAGACTCTGCCGTCAGCAGCTTCTATCTGGACATACAGCCTTCCCCAGACCAGTCAGGTCTTGATATCAATGGAATCAAACCAGAACCCATATGTGACTACACACCAGCGTCAGGCTTCTTCCCCTACTGCTCTTTCACCAATGGAGAGACTTCCCCAACTGTGTCCATGGCAGAACTAGGTAATGGCTTCTGTGTTTCCATTGGGATGTACTACTCATGCCCTTTGAAGGAAATGGGATATGTCTGACTTTCCTCTGCTAATTTATGGTATTAAAATGGTgcatctagggacttccctggttgtccatggtaagactctgtgtttccaatgcaaggggtactGGTTTGTtgcttggtcagggaattaagatcccacatgctccacagcgaaaaaaaaaaaaaagagagagagatgcatCTAGAAGGGCAATTCACCTTTACcattgggaaagtgaaagtgatagttgctcagtcttgtccaactctttgtgaccgcatggactatagccctccaggctcctttgtccatggaagtccccaggcaagaatactggagcaggtagtcattcccttccccaggggatcttcctaacccagggactgaatccaggtcttctgcactgcaggcagattctgtaccatctgagccagcagggtaGTCTCCCTTGGAAGTACTTCATAATTCCTACCTTTCCCCTTGCTTTTGactctccactgtctcccatcacATATCCAAGAAACTGATTGACCTCTTAGCTTCAGAGCTGAGACAACATGAACTTAAAGTGGTCTTAAATTCCATAGAAAACTGTAAGCTCAGGGAATGGCCCCACCAACTCCATTGCTTTCAATATGTTCTAAGTATTGCTTTATACTGAAAGttatagaaatggcaacccaccaacTTAACCTGGCCCATAGGCATGGTTTTTAACCAGTGCAGAGCTTTACAATTTTTGACTTAGTTGCTGAAAATTTAAGCCTGGAGGGTTCCATCTGCAAGTTCAGATTTTCAGTTTCTTGTGGGAGGGGGGAGAAATGATCTAATTATATTAGATCAGTATTTGTAAATATCAACAACTAACTGGTTCCAGTCAGGGCCTCCCACCTTTCAATGGGTCCATCCCACTCAGCATTTATATCACTGCCCAGTCCCAATATGCATCTAACCTTTGCAACTGTGATGTAGTCTATAAACATTAAAGGGAAATTGGCTTCTTTACTTTCCAAAATtttggtgatggatgttaatgaCAAAACTGATACATTTCATAGAAGACTcaccatgcaaaaaaaaaaaaaaccctgtcatTTCCTCATTCCTGTGACATTGGTGCTTCTTGGGAGATGTGACCTAGAAATGTTAGCACAGACAATGGAAAGCTTTTCATTTCAAGGGAGTCATGTTATAACATCCTCTGTTATATTTAATCGATTTTTAAGTACAGCACTATTATTAGAGAAACTTTGATAAGGACCTTTGCTGTTTGCGAATTTGATCTGTTTCACCCCGTGGTTCCTCATACAAGGTTATAATCCTCTGGGATATTTCAATTAGTTGCTGTGGGGGTGACTAAGTTAAGaccaggagagaaggaagacttCACATGGAAAAGAACCAGCAGGTTCTGACTTGAGCACAGATGTCCTTGGTTCACAGAAATAACGGTTGTGTTCTTTAGATGGTTTCCTCTACCTCTGTACCCCACAAAACagtttttaagtgaaatttaTATTTCCAGTAAAATCTTTCTCCAAATATAACAAATTGAATGTTCTTTACGGTTTTTACACAAGCACCTTTTTATGGGTCTAAATTTAAATCCTCAAGAGCAGGGACATTTTAAGCCTGGTCTTTAACCACTGCACAGCATTAAAGGTGTAGCACAGCTCTTTTGATTAACAGAGAAACCTCTGAACTAGAAGCCAAGCTGAGCAGAGgtaggtttgattttttttttttttttcttgaactaGAACAAAAACCTTCCGTTTTTGTCAGGAGATCTTGGTTGGCTGAACCTTAAGCAGAGCTgtaatgaaagtaaaattttcagaaatgaataaGGATTTGATTGAAAGCTGACATGATATCGTGAAAGATGACCTGGCTCACTTTAGGTGTGCTTCGACTTTATGATAAATACCAGTGAATCTCTCCTGTTTGCTTGTTGGATGTTCAATCCGGAGATAACCCACACAGCTTGGCCTGTGTGTGGCCCTTGAACATGGCACTTGGGCTGCAAGTGCACTCAGTTtccccagcccctcttccctgaccaatctctttcctcttccttagCTGTCACCTCCCAGTGAGCCTGGGAGCCCTGTGCTGTCATCCAGTCTCCACTTTCTTCTAAACTAGGGACTGTTCACATGTATTGTGGCATTTTCCACAATGAATAAAATTAAGTCGTCATCAGGATTTTCCGCAAACCCAAAACTAAACAAGAATTTATCTGGAAAAAGGATGTAATGGGGCTCTGATTTTCTGTCCCATTTACATGTGCAAAATAGTTTGAGGGCTTAAGAGTGTCTTAAAAATGGTCAAAGACTTTGCTAATGCCTCTGTAAAGCTCTCTGAAATTCCCTGACATTTCCTTTAGGGTTTAAGTCCCTGCTCTTTTTTTaactaatgacttcattttaggCTAAATTTTGTCATTAgatttgaaacaaatgaaaccaTTTGTGCaactggaaaataaattataaattaacatATCCTAAGATCAATTCTTTCCTTAATAGTATCTACACTCCATTACTTTTAGTGAAATATATCTGACTTCCTGGCTGTGAAATTTTGCCCTTTATGTATTGGgtgggccaaaaagtttgtttaggtttttctgtaacatgttatggaaaagcccaaacaaactttttggcccacCCAATACACTTAGTACCTGAATTACATACTCCAGATAAACAatctatgttcatttttttttaaaagttaacttggGAATTCACTGGCGTGCCAGTGGTTAGGAcgtggtgctttcactgccatgggtccttggttccatccctggttaggggaTCTAGTTTCAAGTTTCATTTAGGTGATCCTGGCTCTGTTTTCACACAAACAAATCTGACTAGGGAACCAAGATTCAACAAGTCAACtggtgtagcaaaaaaaaaagaaaaagaaattaaaaataaaacagctaatTGCACTTATTACTATAATTACTAAGGCCTTCTATGAGAGACAACTGATATGTTGGGCAAAGAATGAGACAAGAAGTCAGCTTATATGGGTGGTTCTAGCTTTGCTGTAGGTTGTACAACCTAGTATAAGTCACATTACCTCTGTAAGGTGTAAACTCCCTACCCATGGAATATAAAGATTCAGAGCATAGATTCTGGAgcttttgtatatgtttgaatCACTGTCCACTTGCCAGCTATGACACCTTGAAAAGTCACTTAACCTCACTGTGGCttggttttttcatctgtaaaatggggtaattAGTACAATTGTCATTAGTATCTTTCCTCCTAGAATTGTTGTCATAAAGactaaggaaaatatatatatatatatatgtgtgtgtgtatgtatatatatatatatgactgtgtatatgtatgtgtgtatgtatatgcgaGCATAGCACATAGTAAACTCTACCTCAGTGTCAACTTTTATCATCATTGTTAATGTTATTATCTACAAAGTGAGGAGAGTTTGGACCAGATAACATTTAAAGTTCCATCCCACTATGAAAATCTGTGACTTAGAAGTCAGGGTTTTCCATCTGAAGTATCTAGACCTTGGCTCTACTGATGCACGGTCAGGGTTGAGGAACTGAGCTGATTTGCTTGTCACAAAACAAGTTATCCAACTGAGCTCAGACCAGAAAGCAGGTCTCGTAACTCTTAGTTCCAAGGTATTTCACTATACCAGACTGTTTGTCTGAGAGACTGCACTAACTCCTTAGCTTTTACTCCATCTGAGCATTTTCTTCTCTGCTGAAATAGAGACTTAAAAATAGGAAAGTGTCTAAAATCTTACACTTGCCAAATCAAAGATGAATTTTGACCAAAGGCAGCTCGTGAGAATGCAGCCACTGCCCTCTCCTGGTCATGGAATATTACGTCATTTGTTACTGCTTCTGAGAGCCGGACTCAAACAGGGAGGGCTGACAGGTTTTAGGATGAAATGAAACAAGACGATGCTGGACCATGTGAACTAGAAAGAAACAGGATCTGGAAGCTAATACCGAGAGCCTCTTCCCATTCTTCTCCTTCCAGGATTCTCCCAGCTTCcccattatttttgtctttactcCCCAGTTCTCTTCACAAGCATCACTGATTCTAAGACAAATAATTTACTggtttctccctctttctctctctcagtttgtctctttctttccttaatttttttctttcaatctatGTTTTATTGTTTATGATGTTTCCTTatgttgttttcatgtctgtGTGTTGCCAAGGAGGGTTGTTGAGGTTTACTGTGTTTCAGTTTCTCTAGGGAGATTCTAGTTTCAAGCTTCATTTACGTGATCCTGGCTCTGTTTTCACACAAACAAATCTGATTCTGTTTGAGGAAAGCAGTAacaaatttctaaataaatagtCTTATTAGTGTTGCTAAGTTTGCGCTTGGGACCATTGTTTTAAGTAACTTTCTTATTATATATTCAAGATGCAAGGAGGCGATCACTTTGGGGTATGATTTTGTATTCTTGGAATCTTATAAATTTTTCTCTAGAATACTTCTTTTTTTAGCCACAcccacagcttgcaggatcttagttccccaaccggggattgaacccacacctgtTGCGATggaagcctggaatcctaaccactgggccaccagggaatttccttaaAATACTTCTTTAATTGTCCTTCCCTTCCATAACAATTATTAGCAACTTATTTCAAGCTGTTAGTCCCTTACATCTAGATTTCAGCGGCCTTCTAATTGGTCTTCCAACCTCTCCATCCTTCAGTCCACCAGTGGCAGAACTACATGTTCTGTTTCCCCAAGTACAATGTTCATTATGTCAGCTCCTCCTTGAGAATCCCACTGACTCCTTTTGTCAATCAAGTCCATACTCAGTCTCCACATTCAGATCCTTCAGGATTTGGACTCTTACCTACCAATATTCCTGTTTTGAACCATCACTTTATCAAATCTTCCTATCTCCTACAAATGTCATGTTTGTTCTTTCAGTTACCATCCCTCGAATGTGGAACTGGCCCACTGCCTCACACCACTGGCCTCTGCCTACCAAAACCTCCCCATTCTTCAGGATCCAGTGCAAATGTTCCTCGTCTGCCTAGAAGCATCGCCTAATTTCGCtcatctctcccttccctgatAGCATCTattacctttgtttttctttctcttctcatatAATTCAACCTCATGCTTTATTGTCTAATGTCTTAAATTGAcctttctgtgtgtctgtatatgttcACCAGATTATAAGTTCCTTGAGAAATTATTTGGCCTCTATTTCCTTAATGTCTTCAAAATCCTTACACTTCAGTATGAGAACAAATGTTTTACGTAACAGATGCTGTGTTATCCTCTCTATTCTGAGTGCTCAACTCCTTTAATTCTCACAGAAGCCCTATGAAATAGGTACTGTTTTCTCCTTTTACAGATCAGGAGACTGaagcagagaggtgaagtaacttacCTAAGATCACAGAACTACTGAACAGCAGAGCTGAAATTCCAACCCAGTCAATCTGGCTGCAAAGTCCAGCTCTTAACCACCACACTATATATAGCGACTGGGTAGGCTTTCAGCAATGCTTGTTCTgaatttttcaggaaaaacaaacaccaCACATAATTGTTGTCATAAAAAAATACCATTTGCTAATTTTTCAAGAATAATCCCCCCCATAAATGTATGTGGCAGATGTATCTTCATAAAAATGCCAAGTAGAGATTGTGTCAGTCATTTTTCCACACTTGTCTAGGTCGATATTTGCTCACACCCAGACACTAGTGTAAGGCACAGAAGAAGGTCAGATTAGCAGGCTCTTTGAAAGCATGCAGtcttattgtttttttgttttttttttttcagtcttattgTTAAATGTTGCCTTTGCCTGTCCTTCTTCCTGCTCTAAAACACAGCATAGTTCCAGAGTACTTACTTAAATATGTCAAGATAATTAAACCTGGTTCAGCCTGTTGCTTTATActtgttacattttaaattgaATAACTGAGTAGGGAAAACACTGATTATCCAAAGAAGAATGGCTTTTCATGTCGTGATCTCCTGTTTTTCTCCTTAGAACACCTTGCACAGAATATATCTAAATCACACCTGGAAACTTGCCAATACTTGAGAGAAGAGCTCCAGCAGATAACGTGGCAGACCTTTCTGCAGGAGGAGATTGAGAATTATCAAAACAAGGTAGGCTCTGAACAGTTTTACCTAAGATTGAGGCAACGCTGGGACATGTAGAAAATGTGACTACAAACAGACCAAAAAATGAATGTCTTTCATCAGATAGCAGATTTCTATTTAATAATCTTTCTTCCAGAAGTGATTATGTTCCTGGGGCTTTGTTGCCTTACTGAAATGTCACTGTACGAAATTTCAGAAATAGCAGAGATTCTGTTGTTCTGATAACTGTACCCGTTTATCCCATCACTTATCTACGGGGGGGCTAGATTAAGTTGCTTCCAAAAGCCTCAATGAGTTGGGATTTTTCCCGTTATCACAATGGGAGATTTCACAGTCTAGAAGTTGACGTAAAATAATGTTAGCCTCGTGGTTTCAGAGGTTAAAAAGAAAGAGTTTAGAGAATatgtgttaaaagaaaaaaaaaaaagatttggaagCTATGATCCTAACTCCAGCCTCAATCTAGCAATATGAGGCTGACAAGTAGTGCTGCTGgcactcattttttttctataaaacacACTGCTCAGGGCAGGGCTGGAGAAGGGGGACATTTAATTATCCATTCTGCCCTTAGTAAAAGAAAATGCTTCgatttccaccccacccctcccccccaaatcATGGAAATGCTGGCTTAGGAAGTACCGTGGAGATTATCGAGGTTAATCCTCCTCTTCATTTAACGTACAAGGAAGCTAACATCCCTTAGCGTATGGCTGGAGATTGAAAACATCAGGACTAGACCATGAGCCCTGGCTCCTAATTCAGTATTTCTCCCACCCTCTTATATTGGTGAAAACAGCCTTAAACTACGATTGGGAAAGTAAGTGAGCAGCAACACGGACCCAGGTTAGCCAGTAACTAAATTGGACAGTGGCTATATAAAAAGGAATTAAGCACGACAGGTTGGGAAATAGCAGCATATCACCTTGTTTGCCTTTGAGATAACACCGGCAGCCACAGTTACAATGGGAAGCAGGAAAGCATTAAACAGCCAcaaggtgtgcaaaataggatTCAGAGCCAGAAATGCTGGGGTTTAAATCCCGGCTGCAGTACCTCCTGGCTGTGAAACCTCTTTGAGTGTTTGTGTTCATTTATGGCAAATGAAAAAACGttcttgtgaaagtgaaatgaGACAAGGATGTCAGAAAGCACCCAGCTCATAGCAGGCGCACAGAAAATGTAACTGACTCCACCTTTCTTGTCTTCCTCAAGTAAAGTGGTATGAAATTCCCTGAGGCTAAGTAATTGCTTAAAAGGAGATTCTACTTTCCCGCTCTCTGTGGCCCAGGGTTAAAGCAGTGGCATGCGTGACTTTCCTCACATGGGTTTTCATCTTCTGCTGCATATATGCCCATAATATCTGCCCCCTGCCCTTTGCTAACAAGATGGCAAGAGAGGAATTGAAGGAGACGAGAAAGAACTTGGAAGCAATCAGTGTAACCCAAGTAACTGGCCAACTGTTTATTCTTAAATCCTCTAGCTTTTGGGAATCTATTTCCAAAGAAGGATTGTACACAATAGGAAAACTTAGAACAACTGTGTCAAGGATATGGGTAACTGTGGATGTTAATGTATTTCTCTCTTCAACAGCAGCGGGAGGTGATGTGGCAATTGTGTGCCATCAAAATTACAGAAGCTATACAATATGTGGTGGAGTTTGCCAAACGCATTGATGGATTTATGGAACTATGTCAAAACGATCAAATTGTGCTTCTCAAAGCAGGTATG
The Cervus canadensis isolate Bull #8, Minnesota chromosome 6, ASM1932006v1, whole genome shotgun sequence genome window above contains:
- the RORA gene encoding nuclear receptor ROR-alpha isoform X8, whose protein sequence is MSRDAVKFGRMSKKQRDSLYAEVQKHRMQQQQRDHQQQPGEAEPLTPTYNISANGLTELHDDLSNYIDGHTPEGSKADSAVSSFYLDIQPSPDQSGLDINGIKPEPICDYTPASGFFPYCSFTNGETSPTVSMAELEHLAQNISKSHLETCQYLREELQQITWQTFLQEEIENYQNKQREVMWQLCAIKITEAIQYVVEFAKRIDGFMELCQNDQIVLLKAGSLEVVFIRMCRAFDSQNNTVYFDGKYASPDVFKSLGCEDFISFVFEFGKSLCSMHLTEDEIALFSAFVLMSADRSWLQEKVKIEKLQQKIQLALQHVLQKNHREDGILTKLICKVSTLRALCGRHTEKLMAFKAIYPDIVRLHFPPLYKELFTSEFEPAMQIDG